The following proteins come from a genomic window of Geomonas sp. RF6:
- the nuoD gene encoding NADH dehydrogenase (quinone) subunit D — protein sequence MEYKSPVRSYLEETADPNHVVVNLGPSHPATHGTIQIIAELDGETVKKADIHCGYLHRGFEKEAEHHTYHKVIPYTDRLNYCSSLNNNFAYCAAVEQLLGIEITPRTKYIRTLLAEYNRISDHVCCIAATVMECGAMTAFLYLMTVRDYIFEHLNHLTGARLTYSYGRVGGLARDLPEGWLVRLEEILQFTEKYLERIHGLLDRNRIFIDRTRNVGAMTQEHAFDWGFTGVMLRSTGAKIDIRKDNPYLAYDELDFEVPVGIKGDNYDRYYVRMREIDESIHMIRQLVKMIPEGPINVTNHRVVYPEKNLVYSEIESLINHFKLVIDGIQVPAGETYVSHECPNGELGFYLVSDGTGRPYKLHVRGPSFVHMGAMHTLLEGGQIADVIATFGSINMIGGECDR from the coding sequence GTGGAATATAAATCCCCAGTTCGATCTTACCTAGAAGAGACGGCGGACCCGAACCACGTGGTGGTGAACCTCGGGCCCTCGCACCCGGCAACCCACGGCACGATCCAGATCATTGCCGAGCTGGATGGCGAGACGGTGAAGAAGGCCGACATTCACTGCGGCTACCTGCACCGCGGCTTCGAGAAGGAAGCTGAGCACCACACCTACCACAAGGTGATCCCCTACACCGACCGGCTCAACTACTGCTCCAGCCTCAACAACAACTTCGCCTACTGCGCGGCCGTAGAGCAGCTGCTCGGCATCGAGATCACCCCGCGCACGAAGTACATCCGTACCCTCCTCGCGGAGTACAACAGGATCTCCGACCACGTCTGCTGCATCGCGGCGACGGTCATGGAGTGCGGCGCGATGACCGCCTTCCTGTATCTCATGACGGTGCGCGACTACATCTTCGAGCACTTAAACCACCTGACCGGTGCGCGCCTCACCTACTCGTACGGGCGCGTCGGCGGGCTGGCCCGCGACCTGCCGGAAGGGTGGCTGGTTCGTCTCGAGGAGATCCTCCAGTTCACGGAGAAGTACCTGGAGAGGATCCACGGCCTCCTGGACAGAAACCGCATCTTCATCGACCGCACGAGAAACGTCGGCGCCATGACCCAGGAACACGCTTTCGACTGGGGCTTCACCGGCGTCATGCTCCGCTCTACCGGCGCGAAGATCGACATCCGCAAGGACAACCCGTACCTCGCCTACGACGAGCTCGACTTCGAGGTGCCGGTCGGCATCAAGGGTGACAACTACGACCGGTACTACGTGCGCATGCGCGAGATCGACGAGTCGATCCACATGATCCGCCAGCTGGTGAAGATGATCCCGGAAGGGCCGATCAACGTGACGAACCACCGGGTCGTCTACCCGGAGAAGAACCTCGTCTACTCCGAGATCGAGTCCCTCATCAACCACTTCAAGCTGGTGATCGACGGGATCCAGGTTCCGGCGGGGGAGACGTACGTCTCCCACGAGTGCCCCAACGGCGAGCTCGGCTTCTACCTTGTCAGCGACGGCACCGGCCGCCCCTACAAGCTGCACGTGCGCGGCCCCTCCTTCGTGCACATGGGCGCCATGCACACCCTTCTCGAAGGGGGGCAGATCGCCGACGTCATCGCGACATTCGGCTCCATCAACATGATCGGCGGGGAGTGTGACCGATGA
- the nuoE gene encoding NADH-quinone oxidoreductase subunit NuoE, with product MSCLKEQFDELRKIYPDEIKDAMVLPLLQMTLKAKGHLVESDALYIADYLELPAMQVKEAMTWYSMLYRTPVGKHVVKVCRSVACSLRGEQRIVAHISKKLGIKPGETTADNKFTLLEVECLASCGTAPMMQINDTYHEDLTEAKIDQILEALQ from the coding sequence ATGAGTTGCCTTAAAGAACAATTCGACGAACTGCGCAAGATCTATCCGGACGAGATCAAGGACGCCATGGTGCTGCCCCTCCTCCAGATGACCCTGAAGGCGAAGGGGCACCTGGTCGAGAGCGACGCGCTGTACATCGCGGACTACCTCGAACTCCCGGCCATGCAGGTGAAAGAGGCGATGACCTGGTACTCCATGCTCTACCGCACCCCGGTAGGGAAGCATGTGGTGAAGGTCTGCCGCTCCGTGGCGTGCTCGCTGCGCGGCGAGCAGCGCATAGTCGCCCACATCTCCAAAAAGCTCGGGATCAAGCCGGGTGAGACGACGGCTGACAACAAGTTCACCCTGCTCGAGGTGGAGTGCCTGGCAAGCTGCGGCACCGCTCCGATGATGCAGATCAACGACACCTACCACGAAGATTTGACCGAAGCGAAGATCGATCAGATTCTGGAGGCGCTTCAATGA
- the nuoF gene encoding NADH-quinone oxidoreductase subunit NuoF, which produces MNGHRVFFTFDITEDCHTLDAYKKRGGYEALAKVLKDGLQPADVQAEVAASGLRGRGGAGFPTATKWSFLAKNSPVYYLVCNADEGEPGTFKDRWIFEHTPHNLIEGMVLASYAINSRHSFIYIRGEFDLSYKRLMTALKEAYAAGLVGKNIMGSDFSCDIIVQQGGGAYVCGEESSLLSSIEGKKGYPKNKPPFPAVKGLFQAPTCVNNVETLSVLPWILRNGGAKYAEYGTEKNKGTRLFGISGHVKRPGMYEREVGYPYKKMIYEDCGGILGDKALKAVIPGGNSTPILKPEQIENLTMDIEAVAAQGSMLGSGGVIVIAEGTCIPTLLQVMTRFYAHESCGQCTPCREGTTWMNQIVTRIAKGQGKAGDIENLERIAKGIMGNTVCALGAAAAMPVQSYLKQFRHEFEYFIEHGRSMCDGRLEI; this is translated from the coding sequence ATGAACGGCCATAGGGTCTTCTTCACATTCGACATAACCGAGGACTGCCACACCCTCGACGCCTACAAAAAGCGCGGCGGCTACGAAGCGCTGGCGAAGGTGCTGAAGGATGGGTTGCAGCCCGCCGACGTGCAGGCGGAAGTTGCCGCCTCGGGCTTGAGAGGGCGCGGCGGCGCGGGCTTCCCCACCGCCACCAAGTGGTCCTTCCTGGCGAAGAACTCCCCGGTGTACTACCTCGTCTGCAACGCCGACGAGGGCGAGCCGGGTACCTTCAAGGACCGCTGGATCTTCGAGCACACCCCGCACAACCTCATCGAGGGGATGGTGCTGGCCTCGTACGCGATCAACAGCCGCCACTCCTTCATCTACATCCGTGGCGAGTTCGACCTCTCCTACAAGCGCCTGATGACCGCGCTGAAGGAAGCGTACGCGGCGGGGCTCGTCGGCAAGAACATCATGGGGAGCGACTTCTCCTGCGACATCATCGTGCAGCAGGGTGGCGGGGCGTACGTCTGCGGCGAGGAATCCTCGCTCCTCTCCTCCATCGAGGGGAAGAAAGGGTACCCGAAGAACAAGCCCCCCTTCCCGGCGGTGAAAGGTCTCTTCCAGGCACCGACCTGCGTGAACAACGTGGAGACCCTCTCGGTACTCCCGTGGATCCTTCGGAACGGCGGCGCGAAGTACGCGGAGTACGGCACCGAGAAGAACAAGGGGACGAGGCTCTTCGGCATCTCCGGGCACGTGAAGCGCCCCGGGATGTACGAGCGCGAGGTCGGCTACCCCTACAAGAAGATGATCTACGAGGACTGCGGCGGCATCCTCGGCGACAAGGCGCTGAAGGCGGTCATTCCGGGTGGTAACTCCACCCCGATCCTGAAGCCGGAGCAGATCGAGAACCTGACCATGGACATCGAGGCGGTCGCCGCCCAGGGCTCCATGCTCGGTTCCGGCGGCGTCATCGTCATCGCCGAGGGGACGTGCATCCCGACGCTGCTCCAGGTCATGACCCGCTTCTACGCTCACGAGTCTTGCGGACAGTGCACCCCCTGCCGCGAAGGCACCACCTGGATGAACCAGATCGTGACCCGCATCGCCAAAGGGCAGGGGAAGGCCGGCGACATCGAGAACCTGGAGCGCATCGCGAAGGGGATCATGGGGAACACGGTTTGCGCGCTGGGGGCCGCGGCGGCCATGCCGGTGCAGAGCTACCTGAAGCAGTTCAGACACGAGTTCGAATACTTCATCGAACACGGCCGGTCCATGTGCGACGGTCGTTTGGAAATCTAG